One genomic window of Arachis stenosperma cultivar V10309 chromosome 10, arast.V10309.gnm1.PFL2, whole genome shotgun sequence includes the following:
- the LOC130957911 gene encoding F-box/LRR-repeat protein 15-like yields MSSDDAVKPVPYARRRPTGEGSSSSGSSHRKRAKFLHHFNDVGEDGFDSSCEVEGEGECDESDVAKVEDQGVKMDLTEDLLHMVFSFLDPLNLCKAARVCTQWRTASAHEDFWRTLNFKDRYISLEEFEDMCRRYPRATAVSISGATISSLVMKAISSLRNLEVLTLGKGHIPDGFFHALEDCSMLKRLSINDATLGSGIQEISITHYRMCHLQITKCRVMRIAVRCPQLETMSLKRSNVAQAVLNCPLLHELDIGSCHKLPDSAIRSAATSCPQLVSLDVSNCSCVSDETLREVSFSCANLSFLDASYCPNVSLESVRLPMLTVLKLHSCEGITSTSMAAIAHSSLLEVLELDNCSLLTSVSLDLPLLRNIRLVHCRKLADLDLRTIMLSSMVMSNCPALRRINITSNSLQKLAIPKQDSLTTLALQCQSLQEVDLSECESLTNSVCDFFSNGGGCPMLKLLTLDNCENLTSIRFISTSLVSLSLGGCRAITNLELSCPKLEKVILDGCNHLERASFCPVGLLSLNLGICPKLNILSIEAPFMVSLELKGCGVLSEAFINCPLLTSLDASFCSQLTDECLSATTASCPLIESLILMSCLLIGSKVLHSLCSLPNLTVLDLSYTFLVDLQPVFEFCSQLEVLKLQACKSLSDTSLEPLYKGGALPALQELDLSHGTLCQSAIDELLVCCTNLRRVSLNGCENVHDLKWGCSHGQVDVSPALKIPYGVSSHENVLESSQESTCLLQNLNCVGCTNIIKVEIPSRAHCLNLLFLNLSLSRNLKEVNITCLNLCFLNLSNCSSLEILRLDCPRLTSLFLQSCSIDGEAVEAAISKCNMLETLDVRFCQKISSTSVARFRTSCSSLKRIFSNLSN; encoded by the exons ATGTCGAGTGATGATGCCGTGAAACCCGTACCCTACGCTCGCCGGCGCCCCACTGGAGAAGGTAGCAGCAGCTCCGGTTCCTCTCACCGCAAGCGCGCCAAATTTCTCCATCATTTCAA TGACGTGGGGGAGGATGGATTTGATTCTAGCTGTGAGGTAGAGGGCGAAGGTGAATGTGATGAATCTGACGTAGCAAAAGTAGAAGATCAAGGGGTCAAAATGGATCTCACTGAGGATTTATTGCATATG GTTTTCTCATTTTTGGATCCTCTCAATCTATGCAAAGCTGCCAGGGTTTGTACGCAGTGGAGAACTGCTAGTGCTCATGAAGATTTCTGGAGGACTTTGAACTTCAAAGATCGTTACATTTCTCTGGAAGAAT TTGAGGACATGTGTAGGCGATATCCTAGAGCCACAGCAGTGAGCATATCCGGTGCCACAATTTCCTCGCTTGTCATGAAGGCTATCTCTTCCCTGAG GAATCTTGAGGTTCTAACACTGGGAAAAGGACATATACCGGATGGGTTCTTCCATGCCTTGGAAGATTGCTCTATGTTGAAAAGACTGAGCATCAATGATGCTACACTTGGCAGCGGTATTCAGGAGATATCTATTACTCACTATAGGATGTGCCATCTTCAAATAACAAAATGCCGTGTGATGCGTATAGCAGTCAg GTGTCCACAGCTTGAAACCATGTCGTTGAAACGCAGTAATGTTGCACAGGCTGTGCTTAATTGCCCTCTTTTGCATGAACTTGACATAGGCTCTTGCCATAAACTTCCTGATTCTGCAATTCGCTCAGCTGCAACATCATGCCCCCAATTAGTTTCTTTGGATGTGTCTAATTGCTCATGTGTTAGTGATGAAACACTACGTGAAGTATCCTTCTCTTGTGCTAACCTTAGTTTCCTTGATGCCTCATACTGCCCAAATGTATCTCTTGAG TCTGTTAGACTTCCAATGTTGACAGTTCTTAAGCTTCACAGTTGTGAAGGCATCACCTCCACTTCAATGGCTGCAATAGCTCATAGTAGTTTGTTGGAG GTTTTGGAGCTTGATAATTGTAGTCTACTGACTTCAGTATCTTTAGATCTTCCACTTTTGCGAAATATAAGATTGGTACACTGTCGCAA ATTAGCTGATTTGGACTTGAGGACTATAATGCTTTCTTCTATGGTGATGTCCAACTGCCCTGCACTCCGCCGAATCAATATCACTTCAAATTCACTTCAA AAATTAGCCATACCAAAGCAGGACAGCTTAACCACATTGGCTTTACAATGCCAATCCTTGCAAGAAGTAGATCTGTCTGAGTGCGAATCATTGACAAACTCTGTATGTGATTTTTTTAGTAATGGAGGAGGATGCCCAATGTTGAAATTATTAACTCTTGATAATTGTGAG AATTTGACATCAATTCGATTTATCAGCACCTCTCTGGTCAGTCTCTCCCTTGGTGGTTGTCGAGCAATAACTAATCTTGAGTTATCTTGCCCAAAGCTTGAGAAAGTCATTTTGGATGGTTGTAATCATTTGGAAAGAGCATCATTCTGTCCT GTTGGTCTCCTGTCTCTTAATTTAGGAATATGTCCGAAACTGAACATACTCAGCATTGAAGCACCATTTATGGTTTCTCTCGAGTTGAAAGGATGTGGAGTACTGTCTGAAGCATTCATCAATTGTCCGCTCTTAACTTCTCTGGATGCTTCCTTTTGCAG CCAACTAACAGATGAATGCTTATCTGCTACCACTGCCTCATGCCCGTTAATTGAATCGTTAATATTAATGTCATGCCTATTGATTGGTTCGAAAGTACTTCATTCTCTGTGTTCACTTCCAAATTTGACGGTTCTTGACTTATCATACACTTTCTTGGTGGACTTGCAgcctgtttttgagttttgttcaCAACTAGAG GTGCTAAAGTTGCAAGCATGCAAATCTCTTTCCGACACTTCACTGGAACCTCTTTACAAAGGAGGTGCTTTACCTGCACTACAGGAGTTGGACTTGTCCCATGGAACACTCTGTCAGTCTGCCATAGATGAACTTCTTGTTTGCTGCACAAATCTCAGGCGTGTGAGCCTGAATGGCTGTGAGAATGTGCATGATTTGAAGTGGGGATGCAGTCATGGGCAGGTTGATGTGTCGCCTGCTCTGAAGATCCCATATGGTGTAAGTTCCCATGAGAATGTGTTGGAGTCAAGTCAGGAATCCACCTGCTTACTTCAGAACCTCAACTGTGTGGGATGTACAAATATTATAAAGGTTGAGATTCCATCAAGGGCACATTGTTTAAATCTATTATTCTTAAACCTTTCGCTATCAAGGAATTTGAAGGAGGTCAATATTACTTGTCTCAACCTATGCTTTCTTAATTTAAG CAACTGTTCTTCGTTGGAAATTCTAAGGCTAGATTGTCCAAGATTGACCAGCCTATTTCTTCAG TCTTGCAGTATTGATGGGGAAGCTGTTGAAGCTGCCATATCAAAATGCAATATGCTGGAGACTCTTGATGTTCGCTTTTGTCAGAAG ATAAGTTCAACAAGTGTTGCGAGATTCCGTACATCATGTTCTAGTTTGAAGCGAATATTCAGCAACTTGTCAAATTAA